The window ACAAGGCGAAATTTTGCTCCACCACCCGTATGAATCCTTCACCTCATCGGTGGTGCACTTTCTTCAAAGTGCAGCTCAAGATTCACATGTGTTAGCGATTAAGCAGACGTTATACCGAACTTCGGGAGACTCACCCATTATCGAGGCGCTAATAGAGGCCGCCGAAGCAGGCAAACAAGTCTTGGCGGTGATTGAAATTCGCGCACGCTTTGATGAGCAGGCCAATGTGCGCTGGGCAAGAAAGCTTGAAGCCGCTGGAGTTCACGTTGTCTACGGTTTGATGGGGTTGAAAACACATGCAAAACTCTCGTTAGTTATTCGAGATGAGCCTCAAGGATTACGGCGTTACTGCCATATCGGTACGGGTAATTACAATCCAAAGACGGCACGAATGTACGAGGATTTAGGAATTTTAAGTAACGACACTGAACTAACTGAGGATCTCACTAAGCTCTTCAACCAACTTTCAGGTTTTGCACCACAATCGACTTACTCTCGACTATTAGTGGCACCAAGAACGCTTCGCTCTGGAATCATGGAGCGAATCGACCGAGAAATTGAGAATGTTAAGTTAGGTCGATCTGCCGGTATTCAATTTAAACTTAACTCTATTTTGGATGAGAGTTTTGTTGAAAAGCTCTACGAGGCATCTCAAGCGGGAGTAAAAGTTGAACTTCTAATAAGAGGTATTTGCGCAGTCCAACCAGGACTCAAGGGAGTTTCTGAAAATATTACTGTGAAATCAGTTCTTGGACGTTTCTTAGAGCACTCGAGAATCTTTCATTTCGTTAATGGGGGTGAAGATGAGTACTGGATTGGGAGTGCAGATCTCATGGGTCGTAATTTAGACCGACGAGTTGAAAGCTTAATTCGTGTAGATAAAAAAGATCATCATCAGAGGTTGCAGGCGATTATAGATCTTGGACTTTCAAATCAAACATCCAGTTGGCAGCTAATAGGAACCGAGTGGACGAGAAAGAGTTTAGATAGCAACGGCAATTCACTTATCGATGTTCATTCAACGATGATTAAGCACTATGCAAAAGGTAGGCAGTAATTGAATAGTGAAAGCCCGCTCATTTATGCAGCTGGCGCTGTCTTATGGCGCTTTGGCGCAAAAAAGAGGATTGAGATCGCCCTAATTCACCGACCACGCTATGGAGATTGGTCACTTCCAAAAGGTAAGTTAGACGCTAATGAAACCATGATTGGTTGTGCCTATCGCGAGGTAATGGAAGAGACCGGACATTGCGCCATCTTTGGACCGGAAATTGGCGATGCAACATATGTTGTTGATGGTGTGACAAAACTTGTTAAATACTGGTCGGCCCAAGCCGTTGGTGAGCCAACTGGAAAGCCGAATCCCGTCGAAGTAGATGAGATTTTATGGTTATCTCCCGCAGATGCCCGCAAGAAATTAACTTTAGATGATGATCGATCTATCGTCGATTTTTTTCTTGAGTTTGGTGCTGGAACAACGGCGCTTGTTCTGCTTCGGCACGCCAAAGCGATTAAGCGTGAGGACTGGGATGGCGATGATGGCGATCGACCTTTGGGAAATATCGGTCAATTACAGGCAAAGCGACTGCTTTCAAAATACTTACCTTATGCAATAAAGGAAGTGCACTCTTCAGATGCGATGCGATGCATTGAAACTATTGAACCGATGACACGCGCATTACAAATGCATCCAATTTTCACTACTGATTTAAGCGAGTATAGA is drawn from Candidatus Planktophila sp. and contains these coding sequences:
- a CDS encoding NUDIX hydrolase → MNSESPLIYAAGAVLWRFGAKKRIEIALIHRPRYGDWSLPKGKLDANETMIGCAYREVMEETGHCAIFGPEIGDATYVVDGVTKLVKYWSAQAVGEPTGKPNPVEVDEILWLSPADARKKLTLDDDRSIVDFFLEFGAGTTALVLLRHAKAIKREDWDGDDGDRPLGNIGQLQAKRLLSKYLPYAIKEVHSSDAMRCIETIEPMTRALQMHPIFTTDLSEYRFAKDKEAALDYAQDLLIRNQSAIICSHNPILPKLLKKLIGKKNFKELVQKLEPAEAWVLHHRDGEIIAIDWISAPDT
- a CDS encoding RNA degradosome polyphosphate kinase, with the protein product MKFQNITDRELSWLAFDQRVLELAEDERIPLLERVRFLAIFSSNLDEFFMVRVATLMSKIENDVTAPNVAGIAPRELMSQISSITKSLIERQSKVFHEDIIPKLHEEGIEFLHVDDLNEAERTYVDKLFRDRIFPVLTPLAVDPSHPFPYISGLSLNLAVIVKNEETHEEFFARVKVPEILPRFIATAKSGSTRFIAIESLIASNLEALFPGMVIEEHYCFRITRNQDLELDEEESEDILLSLEQELARRRFGPPVRLEIENGVDISLVERLANELGISEENIIHTSLPLDLTALNKIADLGFPALKFEKFRSRTAHALSEVDSEDSDLFFAAIRQGEILLHHPYESFTSSVVHFLQSAAQDSHVLAIKQTLYRTSGDSPIIEALIEAAEAGKQVLAVIEIRARFDEQANVRWARKLEAAGVHVVYGLMGLKTHAKLSLVIRDEPQGLRRYCHIGTGNYNPKTARMYEDLGILSNDTELTEDLTKLFNQLSGFAPQSTYSRLLVAPRTLRSGIMERIDREIENVKLGRSAGIQFKLNSILDESFVEKLYEASQAGVKVELLIRGICAVQPGLKGVSENITVKSVLGRFLEHSRIFHFVNGGEDEYWIGSADLMGRNLDRRVESLIRVDKKDHHQRLQAIIDLGLSNQTSSWQLIGTEWTRKSLDSNGNSLIDVHSTMIKHYAKGRQ